In the Gloeocapsa sp. PCC 73106 genome, CTGGTCTTTTAAAGACTAATTTCCACCCCTGATGAAAGCGATCGCGAAAGCAAGAAGCAAGCAACCCACAAACGTACCACCGAGTAAAAACAGAGCAAATATTTCTCCCGAAGATAAAGGGCGATCGCTCGGTCCTGTATAAATAGTAGAAGGGGTAAGATCGTCTCTGGAATAGCTAGGGGGTGCTTGAATAACGTTAATGCGAGAATAGCCAATCTTGAGATCGTACAGAGAACGTCTTTCGGGACTACTCAAAGTAGCATAGGCTTCGTTGAGTTCTTGAAATTTGATTTTAGCGATCGCCAATGGTAATGAGGTAGTGTCAGGGTGAAAACGTTTACTCAATTCTCGATAAGAGCGACGGATTTCTAAGGTAGATGCTGAAGGGTGCAATCCCAAGACTGCATAATAGGTTTTCTGTGGCTCAACCTGCTCTTGTGTCACTATTTTATATCTCCCTCAAGACGATTGGGAATACCCTCGCAACCTCCAGGAATCGTTTTTCTCGTTAAGTTTCCTCCCCAAGCACAGAGATAGTAACGTTGTTCTCGGTTTAAGTTTTGCACATTCGTACAGTTGACATTTTCTACTACC is a window encoding:
- a CDS encoding J domain-containing protein, producing the protein MVTQEQVEPQKTYYAVLGLHPSASTLEIRRSYRELSKRFHPDTTSLPLAIAKIKFQELNEAYATLSSPERRSLYDLKIGYSRINVIQAPPSYSRDDLTPSTIYTGPSDRPLSSGEIFALFLLGGTFVGCLLLAFAIAFIRGGN